In Melitaea cinxia chromosome 11, ilMelCinx1.1, whole genome shotgun sequence, a genomic segment contains:
- the LOC123658099 gene encoding venom prothrombin activator vestarin-D1-like, which yields HDVAVIELKTPLKFSKKIQPIKLPTEPVTNSKWVFVARGSTEDAYVAVNLQKVDLIRYPIDQCYIPLSTRTLLDKDLFKKITICATREGDRASICAGDSGSPLISGKTIVGIASYMKNEPCYEARIGYYVNVSYYVPWIKNVTGLYF from the exons CATGACGTCGCTGTTATTGAACTCAAAACTCCACTGAAGTTCTCGAAAAAAATTCAACCTATCAAACTACCCACGGAACCAGTGACGAACTCTAAATGGGTATTCGTGGCTAGAGGAAGTACTGAG GATGCATACGTAGCAGTTAATTTGCAGAAGGTTGATCTCATTAGATATCCAATAGATCAGTGCTACATACCATTATCGACACGAACTTTGCTGGACAAAGatctttttaagaaaataaccaTCTGCGCAACTAGAGAAGGGGACAGGGCTAGTATTTGTGCa GGTGATTCGGGAAGTCCTCTAATAAGTGGCAAAACTATAGTAGGCATTGCTTCATACATGAAAAATGAACCGTGCTATGAAGCTCGTATAGGGTACTACGTGAACGTGTCCTACTATGTCCCTTGGATTAAAAATGTTACtggtctttatttttaa